Proteins encoded by one window of Cupriavidus sp. EM10:
- the arfB gene encoding alternative ribosome rescue aminoacyl-tRNA hydrolase ArfB, whose amino-acid sequence MADDLFIPHHEYEITAIRAQGAGGQNINKVSNAVHLRYDVRTSSLAADHKDRLLALHDHRITRDGVVVIKAQQHRSLEMNREEAIRRLHELVRSVAAPPRIRRATRPTRASKVRRVDAKVQRGQVKALRGRVVD is encoded by the coding sequence ATGGCCGACGACCTGTTCATCCCTCACCACGAATACGAGATCACCGCGATCCGCGCGCAGGGCGCGGGCGGGCAGAACATCAACAAGGTGTCCAATGCGGTACACCTGCGCTATGACGTGCGCACGTCGTCGCTGGCCGCCGATCACAAGGACCGCCTGCTGGCGTTGCACGATCACCGGATCACGCGCGACGGGGTGGTCGTCATCAAGGCGCAGCAGCACCGCAGCCTGGAGATGAACCGCGAGGAAGCGATCCGGCGCCTGCACGAACTGGTGCGCAGCGTGGCCGCGCCGCCCCGCATCCGCCGCGCGACGCGGCCCACCCGGGCGTCGAAGGTGCGCCGGGTGGACGCCAAGGTCCAGCGCGGCCAGGTCAAGGCATTGCGGGGGCGGGTGGTCGATTAG
- a CDS encoding FAD-binding oxidoreductase: protein MPTLAADHIDMLRKAVRGKVLLPHDAGYDVARTVWNATVDRRPAVIVQCTGTADVMQAVNFARDRGLTVAVRGGGHNIAGSAICNDGLVVDLSGLRSVHVDPHDNVAWVIPGATLGDFDHEAQALGLATPLGINSTTGVAGLTLGGGFGWLTRQYGMTVDNLLGCEVVTADGQRRWADANHEPELFWALRGGGGNFGVVTLFEFKLHAVGPMVTAGLIVFPAAEAQSVLRQYRAFTESAMPDDMNVWVVLRKAPPLPFLPSSAHGANVVVLAVFHNGDPGTADKAIDPLRGFGQAVGEHVGPVPYTAWQQAFDPLLTPGARNYWKSHNFTRLDDAAIDLMTDYAARGPSAHAEIFIGQVGGVANRVAPDATAYHHRDARYVMNVHSRWDRADEDTACIAWARDFFDASAPYATGGVYVNFMTDDETARVNAAYGHNFDRLARAKRTYDPQNLFCTNQNIKPAP from the coding sequence ATGCCCACGCTTGCCGCCGACCACATCGACATGCTGCGCAAGGCCGTGCGCGGCAAGGTCCTGCTGCCGCACGACGCCGGTTACGACGTCGCACGCACCGTCTGGAATGCCACCGTCGACCGGCGGCCTGCGGTCATCGTCCAGTGCACGGGCACGGCCGACGTCATGCAGGCCGTGAACTTCGCGCGCGATCGTGGTCTGACCGTCGCCGTACGCGGCGGCGGACACAACATTGCCGGCAGCGCCATCTGCAATGACGGGCTGGTGGTCGATCTGTCGGGCTTGCGCAGCGTCCATGTCGATCCACACGACAACGTGGCGTGGGTGATCCCCGGTGCCACGCTCGGTGATTTCGACCACGAGGCCCAGGCGTTGGGGCTGGCTACGCCGCTCGGCATCAATTCCACGACCGGCGTGGCCGGGCTGACGCTGGGCGGCGGCTTCGGATGGCTGACGCGCCAGTACGGCATGACCGTCGATAACCTGCTGGGCTGCGAGGTGGTGACGGCCGACGGTCAGCGCCGCTGGGCCGACGCCAACCACGAGCCGGAACTGTTCTGGGCCCTGCGCGGCGGCGGCGGCAACTTCGGCGTGGTCACGCTGTTCGAGTTCAAGCTGCATGCCGTGGGGCCGATGGTGACGGCCGGATTGATCGTCTTCCCGGCCGCGGAAGCGCAGTCGGTGCTCCGCCAGTACCGTGCTTTTACAGAATCGGCGATGCCCGACGACATGAACGTGTGGGTCGTCCTGCGAAAGGCGCCCCCGCTGCCCTTCCTGCCGTCGTCGGCACATGGCGCGAACGTGGTGGTGCTGGCGGTCTTCCACAACGGCGACCCCGGCACGGCCGACAAGGCGATCGATCCCCTGCGTGGCTTCGGGCAGGCCGTCGGCGAGCATGTCGGGCCGGTGCCCTACACGGCGTGGCAGCAGGCGTTCGATCCGCTGCTGACACCGGGCGCGCGCAACTACTGGAAGTCGCACAATTTCACGCGGCTGGACGACGCGGCCATCGACCTGATGACCGACTACGCCGCGCGCGGGCCGTCAGCCCATGCCGAGATCTTCATCGGCCAGGTGGGCGGCGTGGCCAACCGCGTGGCGCCCGACGCCACGGCCTACCATCATCGCGACGCCCGCTACGTGATGAACGTCCATTCGCGCTGGGACCGTGCCGACGAGGACACGGCCTGCATCGCCTGGGCGCGCGATTTCTTCGACGCCAGCGCGCCCTATGCCACGGGCGGCGTCTATGTGAACTTCATGACTGACGACGAAACGGCGCGCGTCAACGCGGCCTACGGCCATAACTTCGACCGGCTGGCCAGGGCCAAGCGGACGTACGATCCGCAAAACCTGTTCTGCACGAACCAGAACATCAAGCCGGCGCCGTGA
- a CDS encoding cytochrome c5 family protein, whose amino-acid sequence MSDVHQNDHHESPIKTPKQLIAVVIAAFLVPIIVIILLVNFVGHGTREGAGSSQSIEAVNTRIAPVASLEIKDPNAPRVFKTGEQVYKEVCAACHATGAAGAPKYGTAGDWTARIGQGFDGLLKSVLNGKGAMPARAGTSPDDLSDYELARAVVYMADAGGAKFPEPAAPAQGAPAQAAASAPEAPAAPAAAAPAPAAAAAAAAAPAPAAAAPAAAPAAASADVGKKVYEQVCAACHAAGVAGAPKFGDKAAWAPRLKEGMDVVHNYALKGKGVMPPKGGYAGPDADVIAASDYMANAAK is encoded by the coding sequence ATGAGTGACGTCCATCAAAACGACCACCACGAGTCGCCAATCAAGACCCCTAAGCAGCTTATCGCTGTTGTGATCGCCGCCTTTCTGGTGCCGATTATCGTCATCATCCTGCTGGTCAATTTTGTTGGACATGGCACCCGCGAGGGCGCCGGCTCCAGCCAGAGCATCGAGGCGGTGAACACCCGCATCGCGCCCGTGGCATCGCTGGAAATCAAGGATCCCAATGCGCCGCGCGTCTTCAAGACGGGCGAGCAGGTCTACAAGGAAGTCTGCGCGGCTTGCCACGCCACCGGCGCGGCCGGTGCGCCGAAATACGGCACGGCCGGCGACTGGACGGCGCGTATCGGCCAGGGCTTCGACGGCCTGCTGAAGTCGGTGCTGAACGGCAAGGGTGCGATGCCTGCCCGTGCCGGCACCTCGCCCGACGACCTGAGCGACTATGAACTGGCTCGCGCCGTGGTCTACATGGCCGATGCTGGCGGCGCCAAGTTCCCCGAGCCGGCAGCCCCGGCACAGGGTGCCCCCGCCCAGGCGGCGGCTTCGGCGCCCGAGGCTCCGGCAGCCCCGGCTGCTGCGGCCCCCGCTCCTGCCGCAGCGGCAGCGGCAGCGGCAGCGCCCGCACCTGCAGCCGCCGCCCCGGCCGCTGCACCCGCGGCGGCTTCGGCCGACGTCGGCAAGAAGGTCTACGAACAGGTCTGCGCCGCTTGCCACGCCGCCGGTGTGGCCGGTGCGCCGAAGTTTGGCGACAAGGCTGCCTGGGCTCCGCGCCTCAAGGAAGGCATGGACGTGGTGCACAACTACGCGCTCAAGGGCAAGGGTGTGATGCCGCCCAAGGGCGGCTACGCGGGTCCGGATGCGGACGTGATCGCGGCGTCGGACTACATGGCCAACGCGGCAAAGTAA
- the hemN gene encoding oxygen-independent coproporphyrinogen III oxidase: MSAPIPDAAGTAFDRRALADFRSLAGRIDGNGPRYTSYPTADRFHNAVGDAGYQTALQACRADSPAPLSLYLHIPFCENICYYCGCNKIITKDHSRSAQYVDYLSREMAMVAGRLGERRAVMQSHWGGGTPTFLDPDEMRRVMAALHEHFVLLPEGEHSIEIDPRRVTGERMDLLAELGFNRISLGVQDFDPEVQEAVHRMQSYEETRAVVLAARRLGFQSVSVDLIYGLPHQTTARFGKTIDQVLELRPNRLSVYSYAHLPHVFKPQRRIDAATLPPAAEKLDILVSTIERLTAAGYVYIGMDHFALPDDDLAIAQREGRLQRNFQGYATHAGYDQIGLGVSAIGAVAGHYVQNARTTDDYYEAIDAGRLPVVRGFEMTADDHLRKAVIGALMCNGTLDIAEVERTYGIDFAATFGAELADLDKLAVDNLVRRTAARIDITELGRLLVRRVAMVFDRYLRDDAARPQPAPGAANNATVIPLVRYSRVV; the protein is encoded by the coding sequence ATGTCCGCCCCCATTCCAGACGCCGCCGGCACGGCCTTCGACCGCCGCGCGCTTGCCGATTTCCGCAGCCTGGCCGGCCGTATCGACGGCAACGGCCCCCGCTATACCTCCTACCCGACGGCCGACCGCTTCCACAATGCAGTCGGCGACGCCGGCTACCAGACCGCACTGCAAGCCTGCCGCGCGGACTCGCCAGCGCCACTGTCGCTATATCTCCATATCCCATTCTGCGAAAACATCTGCTACTACTGCGGCTGCAACAAGATCATCACAAAGGATCACAGCCGCAGCGCGCAGTATGTCGATTACCTGTCGCGCGAGATGGCCATGGTCGCCGGGCGCCTGGGCGAACGGCGCGCGGTGATGCAGTCGCACTGGGGCGGCGGCACGCCGACCTTTCTCGATCCCGATGAAATGCGCCGGGTCATGGCGGCGCTGCACGAGCATTTCGTGCTGCTGCCCGAGGGCGAACATTCGATCGAGATCGATCCGCGCCGCGTCACCGGCGAGCGGATGGACCTGTTGGCCGAGCTGGGCTTCAACCGGATCAGCCTGGGTGTGCAGGATTTCGACCCCGAGGTGCAGGAAGCCGTCCACCGGATGCAGTCCTATGAGGAAACGCGTGCCGTGGTTCTGGCCGCCCGGCGCCTGGGATTCCAGTCGGTCAGTGTGGACCTGATCTACGGCTTGCCGCACCAGACCACCGCGCGTTTCGGCAAGACCATCGACCAGGTGCTGGAACTGCGGCCGAACCGGCTGTCGGTCTACAGCTACGCCCACCTGCCGCACGTATTCAAGCCGCAACGCCGTATCGACGCCGCGACACTGCCGCCCGCCGCCGAGAAGCTCGACATCCTGGTGTCGACGATCGAGCGCCTGACCGCAGCCGGCTACGTCTACATCGGCATGGATCACTTTGCGCTGCCCGACGACGATCTGGCCATCGCCCAGCGCGAGGGCCGGCTACAACGCAATTTCCAGGGCTATGCCACGCACGCCGGCTACGACCAGATCGGGCTGGGCGTGTCCGCGATTGGCGCGGTGGCGGGTCACTACGTACAGAACGCCCGCACCACGGACGACTATTACGAAGCGATCGATGCAGGGCGGCTGCCGGTCGTGCGCGGCTTCGAGATGACTGCCGACGATCATCTGCGCAAGGCCGTCATTGGCGCGCTGATGTGCAACGGCACCCTGGATATTGCCGAGGTGGAACGGACGTACGGCATCGACTTCGCCGCCACCTTCGGCGCCGAGCTGGCCGACCTGGACAAGCTGGCGGTCGACAACCTGGTACGCCGGACGGCGGCCCGCATCGACATCACCGAACTGGGTCGCCTTCTGGTACGCCGCGTGGCGATGGTCTTCGACCGCTACCTGCGCGACGACGCTGCGCGCCCGCAACCGGCCCCGGGCGCCGCCAACAATGCCACGGTGATACCGCTGGTGCGCTATTCGCGCGTGGTCTAG
- a CDS encoding ABC transporter substrate-binding protein, protein MRPALPQSTLACPPSTGRRRALQMLGALTSAAVLPAFAQPAGQVLRRQLVVGHLVDRVGPQADQARDYLAGAKVMFDAFNASPASNGGLRIVHVVRDADASNPRAAAAQAVALVDNERAEVLFGPGDSLLPTLASAADLTRRGVQIVAPLSGLALTADNVWFTRVDYQAELDAAVHQLRSYGLAGIALAVSPDFAAGTLGVGTPWLARLEKDISTRAVSLGGNLDDSARRIAAARPGAVIVAGDTLAYGSLGRALAAQNWYGFLVGLSAVSPSSAREILGANYAGGMVVTQIAPGPQESTLRVVKEHVARMKQYLDEPPSPATLAGYIGAAWLVRSAAGMKGSGTAELRRALQARVDVGDFTLDFTRGLRGSQYVQLAPIGKSGMPQRA, encoded by the coding sequence ATGCGCCCAGCCCTGCCGCAGTCGACTCTCGCGTGTCCGCCGTCCACGGGCCGCCGCCGCGCCTTGCAGATGCTAGGCGCCCTGACTTCCGCCGCCGTGCTGCCCGCTTTCGCGCAGCCGGCCGGCCAGGTGCTGCGCCGCCAGCTGGTGGTGGGCCATCTGGTGGACCGTGTGGGGCCGCAGGCCGACCAGGCGCGCGACTATCTGGCCGGCGCCAAGGTGATGTTCGATGCCTTCAACGCGTCGCCGGCCAGTAACGGCGGCCTGCGCATCGTCCACGTGGTGCGCGATGCCGATGCGTCGAACCCGCGCGCCGCCGCCGCACAGGCCGTGGCGCTGGTCGACAACGAACGCGCGGAAGTTCTGTTCGGGCCCGGCGACAGCCTGCTGCCCACGCTGGCAAGCGCCGCCGACCTGACCCGGCGCGGCGTGCAGATCGTGGCGCCGCTTTCGGGTCTGGCCCTGACGGCCGATAACGTGTGGTTCACGCGCGTCGACTACCAGGCCGAACTGGACGCCGCCGTGCACCAGCTGCGCAGCTACGGGCTGGCCGGCATCGCGCTGGCCGTATCGCCCGATTTCGCGGCGGGCACGCTGGGGGTGGGTACGCCCTGGCTGGCCCGGCTGGAAAAGGACATCTCCACGCGGGCCGTGTCGCTGGGCGGCAACCTTGACGACAGCGCCCGGCGCATTGCCGCCGCACGGCCCGGCGCGGTGATCGTGGCGGGCGACACGCTGGCCTACGGCAGCCTGGGCCGCGCGCTGGCGGCGCAGAACTGGTATGGCTTCCTGGTGGGACTGTCGGCGGTCAGCCCGTCGTCGGCGCGCGAGATCCTGGGCGCGAACTACGCGGGCGGCATGGTCGTGACGCAGATTGCCCCGGGGCCGCAGGAATCCACGCTGCGCGTGGTGAAGGAACACGTGGCCCGCATGAAGCAGTATCTGGACGAGCCGCCGTCGCCGGCCACCCTGGCCGGCTACATCGGCGCGGCCTGGCTGGTGCGTTCGGCCGCGGGCATGAAGGGATCGGGCACGGCGGAATTGCGGCGCGCGCTGCAGGCCCGCGTCGACGTGGGCGATTTCACGCTGGACTTCACGCGTGGCCTGCGTGGCTCGCAGTACGTGCAGCTCGCGCCGATCGGCAAGAGCGGCATGCCGCAGCGCGCCTGA
- a CDS encoding ATP-binding protein — MAAAIPPSAGGASAMRPEPRTAEPARRRRFNSMFMRLFFVMTAIMLAVHVLGVTVIESVFPRPGSERYMERMRRAASDAEAAGQLLPDGPPPHPLEGVFMPDRPPGAPPGMRGGEPFDFDGPPLRPEAFGERRQFDRPPGPPKGFHIRGIWPPHLGLIFQLAAILIASWAGARLLARPVQQLASGANRLAQDVHAPPLDEDTGPAEARDATHALNLMQQRIRTQLAQQSRFLAAVSHDLRTPLTRMSLRIERIEDNDVRYRLRQDLAEMNGLIDATLYYLRERDDGAGPRQRVDVLALLQAVVDDAQETGQDVRLSGEAAPLLAYPTELRRAVVNLVENAHRYGGAAHIILADSPERVSIDVCDNGPGIPPAELQRVLEPFYRVESSRSRATGGVGMGLSITADIVARHGGELKLTNRVEGGLRVSITLPRA, encoded by the coding sequence ATGGCTGCTGCAATTCCGCCGTCCGCCGGCGGCGCTTCGGCGATGCGGCCTGAACCGCGCACCGCGGAGCCGGCGCGCCGCCGCCGCTTCAATTCGATGTTCATGCGGTTGTTCTTCGTGATGACCGCCATCATGCTGGCCGTGCACGTGCTGGGCGTGACCGTGATCGAGAGCGTGTTCCCGCGCCCCGGCTCGGAGCGTTACATGGAGCGCATGCGCCGCGCCGCGTCCGATGCCGAGGCCGCGGGCCAGTTGCTGCCGGACGGCCCGCCCCCGCATCCGCTCGAAGGCGTCTTCATGCCCGATCGTCCGCCTGGCGCCCCGCCCGGCATGCGGGGCGGCGAACCGTTCGATTTCGATGGCCCGCCGCTGCGCCCCGAAGCCTTTGGCGAGCGCCGGCAGTTCGATCGTCCGCCCGGGCCACCCAAGGGGTTCCACATTCGCGGCATCTGGCCGCCGCACCTGGGCCTGATCTTCCAGCTGGCCGCCATCCTGATCGCCTCATGGGCGGGCGCCCGCCTGCTGGCGCGGCCCGTGCAGCAGCTGGCCAGCGGCGCGAACCGCCTGGCGCAGGACGTGCACGCGCCGCCGCTGGACGAGGACACGGGTCCCGCCGAGGCGCGCGATGCCACGCACGCGCTGAACCTGATGCAGCAGCGCATCCGCACGCAGCTGGCGCAGCAGTCGCGCTTCCTGGCGGCGGTGTCGCATGACCTGCGCACGCCGCTGACGCGCATGAGCCTGCGCATCGAACGGATCGAGGACAACGACGTACGCTATCGCCTGCGCCAGGACCTGGCCGAGATGAACGGGCTGATCGACGCCACGCTCTATTACCTGCGCGAGCGCGACGACGGCGCCGGGCCGCGCCAGCGCGTGGACGTGCTGGCCCTGCTGCAGGCCGTGGTCGACGATGCCCAGGAAACCGGGCAGGACGTGCGGCTGTCCGGCGAGGCGGCGCCGCTGCTGGCCTATCCAACCGAACTGCGGCGCGCCGTGGTCAACCTGGTGGAGAACGCGCACCGCTATGGCGGCGCCGCGCACATCATCCTGGCCGACAGCCCGGAGCGCGTGTCGATCGATGTATGCGACAACGGCCCGGGCATCCCGCCCGCCGAGCTGCAGCGCGTGCTGGAACCGTTCTATCGCGTGGAGTCGTCGCGCAGCCGCGCCACGGGGGGCGTGGGCATGGGCCTGTCGATTACCGCCGATATCGTGGCGCGCCACGGCGGCGAACTGAAGCTGACCAACCGCGTGGAAGGCGGCCTGCGCGTCAGCATCACGCTGCCGCGCGCCTGA
- a CDS encoding response regulator, giving the protein MDLSPNLPIRLLIVDDDPQIRSMLAEYLATFGMEAEGAEGGAAMRAAMGRQEYDLVILDLSLPGENGLTLCREIREQSNLPVIMLTARAELADRVVGLEVGADDYVTKPFEMRELVARIHTVLRRSRGDVRRATPATGGHEMRFGCWRLNATLRQLVDAEETVVPLSNAEFRLLLTFIENPNRVLDREMLINNARGRDLDVFDRSIDLLVSRLRQKLRDDPRDSSLIRTVRGEGYVFTGHVEH; this is encoded by the coding sequence ATGGACCTGTCGCCCAACCTGCCCATTCGTCTGCTGATCGTCGATGACGATCCCCAGATCCGCTCCATGCTGGCCGAGTACCTTGCCACTTTCGGCATGGAGGCAGAGGGCGCGGAAGGCGGCGCGGCGATGCGCGCGGCCATGGGCCGGCAGGAATACGACCTGGTGATTCTGGACCTGTCGCTGCCCGGCGAGAACGGCCTGACGCTGTGCCGCGAGATCCGCGAGCAGAGCAACCTGCCCGTGATCATGCTGACCGCCCGCGCCGAGCTGGCCGACCGTGTGGTGGGTCTGGAGGTGGGCGCCGACGACTACGTGACCAAGCCGTTCGAAATGCGCGAGCTGGTGGCCCGCATCCACACCGTGCTGCGGCGCAGCCGGGGCGACGTGCGCCGCGCCACGCCGGCCACGGGCGGGCACGAGATGCGCTTCGGCTGCTGGCGCCTGAACGCCACGCTGCGCCAGCTGGTCGACGCGGAAGAGACGGTGGTGCCGCTGTCCAACGCGGAATTCCGCCTGCTGCTGACGTTCATCGAGAATCCGAACCGCGTGCTGGACCGCGAGATGCTGATCAACAACGCTCGCGGCCGCGACCTGGACGTCTTCGACCGCAGTATCGACCTGCTGGTGTCACGGCTGCGCCAGAAGCTGCGCGACGATCCGCGCGACTCGTCGCTGATCCGCACCGTGCGGGGCGAGGGCTACGTCTTCACCGGCCACGTGGAGCACTGA
- a CDS encoding glycine zipper 2TM domain-containing protein, with the protein MKTLRTLSKVALIGVTLVGFAGCADMTPKQRNTAIGAGAGALGGAVLTDGSALGTLGGAAVGGVVGNVVTKDRR; encoded by the coding sequence ATGAAGACGCTTCGCACCCTTTCGAAAGTTGCCCTGATCGGCGTGACGCTGGTGGGCTTTGCCGGCTGCGCGGACATGACCCCGAAACAGCGCAATACCGCCATCGGCGCGGGCGCCGGTGCGCTGGGTGGTGCAGTGCTGACCGACGGCAGCGCCCTGGGAACGCTGGGCGGTGCCGCCGTGGGCGGCGTGGTCGGTAACGTCGTGACGAAGGACCGCCGCTAG
- the gcvT gene encoding glycine cleavage system aminomethyltransferase GcvT produces MTLQATPLNAIHRALGARMVDFGGWDMPVNYGSQIEEHNAVRADAGMFDVSHMCVVDLHGAGTRAFLRGLLANNVDKLQTPGKALYSCMLDDKGGVIDDLIVYFFAEDHFRLVVNASTALGDIEWIQSRNAATGSGVTITPRRGDVAPAGAGKLAIVAVQGPNARAKVYQAFPSTQPADALKPFNALVVHDPQMGELMIARTGYTGEDGFELVVPAENVAGIWEKLAAAGVRPAGLGARDTLRLEAGMNLYGQDMDINTSPLDAGLAWTVDLQSERDFTGKQALMAGGQKQTFAGLILRDKGGVLRAHQKVVTPAGDGEITSGTFSPSLQLSIAFARLPKDVAPGAEVQVEIRDRKLTATVVKLPFVRNGKALVS; encoded by the coding sequence ATGACGCTCCAGGCCACGCCCCTCAATGCAATCCACCGCGCCCTCGGCGCCCGCATGGTCGATTTTGGCGGCTGGGACATGCCGGTCAATTACGGATCGCAGATCGAGGAACACAATGCCGTGCGCGCCGATGCCGGCATGTTCGACGTCTCGCACATGTGCGTGGTCGACCTGCACGGCGCCGGCACGCGAGCCTTCCTGCGCGGCCTGCTGGCCAACAACGTCGACAAGCTGCAGACGCCGGGCAAGGCGCTGTATTCCTGCATGCTCGACGACAAGGGCGGCGTCATCGACGACCTGATCGTCTACTTCTTTGCCGAGGACCACTTCCGCCTGGTGGTGAACGCCAGCACGGCGCTCGGCGACATCGAATGGATCCAGTCGCGCAATGCGGCCACGGGCAGCGGCGTGACGATCACGCCGCGCCGTGGCGACGTCGCGCCGGCTGGCGCCGGCAAGCTGGCCATCGTGGCCGTCCAGGGCCCCAACGCCCGCGCCAAGGTCTACCAGGCCTTCCCTTCCACCCAACCCGCCGATGCACTCAAGCCGTTCAACGCGCTGGTCGTGCACGACCCGCAAATGGGCGAGCTGATGATCGCGCGCACCGGCTACACCGGCGAAGACGGCTTCGAGCTGGTGGTGCCGGCCGAGAACGTCGCCGGCATCTGGGAAAAGCTGGCCGCGGCCGGTGTGCGCCCGGCCGGCCTGGGCGCGCGCGACACGCTGCGCCTGGAAGCCGGCATGAACCTGTATGGCCAGGACATGGATATCAACACGTCGCCGCTCGATGCCGGCCTGGCGTGGACGGTCGACCTGCAAAGCGAGCGCGACTTCACCGGCAAGCAGGCCCTGATGGCCGGCGGCCAGAAACAGACGTTCGCGGGCCTGATCCTGCGCGACAAGGGCGGCGTGCTGCGCGCGCACCAGAAGGTCGTGACGCCCGCCGGCGACGGGGAAATCACCAGCGGCACGTTCAGCCCGAGCCTGCAGCTGTCGATCGCCTTTGCCCGCCTGCCGAAGGACGTCGCGCCCGGCGCCGAGGTTCAGGTGGAGATTCGTGACCGCAAACTGACCGCGACTGTGGTTAAACTGCCGTTTGTGCGTAATGGCAAGGCACTCGTGAGCTGA
- the gcvH gene encoding glycine cleavage system protein GcvH, producing the protein MNFPADLKYTESHEWVRVESDGTLTIGITDHAQDALGDIVFLELPEVGKSVGAGDALAVVESVKAASDIYAPVAGEVIAVNDAASASPESVNANAFDAWLFKLKPANGDDVNGLMNVDAYKASVGA; encoded by the coding sequence ATGAACTTCCCCGCTGACCTGAAGTACACCGAGTCGCACGAGTGGGTGCGCGTCGAGTCCGACGGCACGCTGACGATCGGCATTACCGATCACGCACAGGACGCCCTGGGCGACATCGTCTTCCTGGAACTGCCCGAAGTGGGCAAGTCGGTTGGCGCCGGCGACGCCCTGGCCGTGGTGGAGTCCGTGAAGGCGGCGTCCGACATCTACGCCCCGGTGGCCGGCGAAGTGATCGCCGTCAACGACGCGGCCTCGGCATCGCCGGAGTCGGTCAACGCCAACGCCTTCGACGCCTGGCTGTTCAAGCTGAAGCCGGCCAACGGCGACGACGTGAACGGCCTGATGAACGTCGACGCCTACAAGGCCAGCGTCGGCGCCTGA